CTACCTTAAAAACCGCTTTTGGATCAGGAGCCTTTAATACAGGTGATCGACTGCACATGGTGAATGGGCGAAATTTAGCGAATGAAACAAGCCCTAATCTTTCTGATCAACCTCAATTATTGAACAAATAAGATATTAAACCTGTTTTTTATAGGTTGTTTTCGTATATGTTGCCGCTTGCCTGGAC
This sequence is a window from Bacillus alveayuensis. Protein-coding genes within it:
- a CDS encoding hypothetical protein (product_source=Hypo-rule applied; pfam=PF10676; superfamily=50156) → MPAFVGAIEIEQIGDGSVKFGDTFSISPKATLKTAFGSGAFNTGDRLHMVNGRNLANETSPNLSDQPQLLNK